A single region of the Psychrilyobacter piezotolerans genome encodes:
- the pssA gene encoding CDP-diacylglycerol--serine O-phosphatidyltransferase, which translates to MNKIERKYILPNAITATNMFLGFLSITMSIKENYHLAAWLILLAMVFDALDGLTARKLNAFSEFGKEFDSFCDSVSFGLAPGILIFSLLSNTTNNFPKELITPLAFIYALAGVVRLVKFNVVTTASDSKDDFSGMPIPNGANLVVSYFLFAEVTGLGVDPKILAIVALGSAVLMVSTIPFRIPQKVFSFIPKKMILFVAIAILGTAEYSLFPLGLYYVFANLFTFFNSKDQN; encoded by the coding sequence ATGAACAAAATTGAAAGAAAATACATTCTGCCCAACGCCATTACAGCCACTAATATGTTTCTAGGTTTCTTGAGTATTACCATGTCCATCAAAGAAAATTACCATCTGGCTGCATGGTTGATTTTATTAGCTATGGTTTTTGACGCCTTAGATGGTCTTACTGCTAGAAAATTAAATGCCTTCAGTGAATTCGGTAAGGAATTCGATTCATTTTGTGACTCTGTATCCTTTGGACTTGCACCTGGTATCTTGATTTTTTCACTTTTATCAAATACTACAAATAATTTCCCCAAGGAACTTATTACACCACTTGCATTTATATATGCTCTTGCAGGAGTAGTCAGATTAGTTAAGTTTAATGTAGTCACTACTGCCAGTGACAGTAAGGACGATTTTAGCGGAATGCCTATTCCAAACGGTGCAAATTTAGTAGTATCTTATTTTTTATTTGCTGAAGTTACTGGATTGGGAGTAGATCCAAAGATCTTAGCTATAGTTGCTTTAGGGTCAGCTGTTCTTATGGTAAGTACAATTCCATTTAGAATCCCACAAAAAGTATTTAGTTTTATACCTAAAAAAATGATCTTATTTGTAGCAATAGCTATCTTAGGTACGGCAGAATACTCATTGTTCCCATTAGGATTATACTATGTTTTTGCTAACCTGTTTACTTTTTTTAACTCAAAAGATCAAAACTAA